A genomic stretch from Oscarella lobularis chromosome 11, ooOscLobu1.1, whole genome shotgun sequence includes:
- the LOC136193231 gene encoding uncharacterized protein isoform X3, with protein MAAALDPKATDLVRELSRERQLRLDAEKTCRDLQVECDRYKFKMQESQKSFNRIHAALETVRQYRHQIENLQQEKGQQQKRYESNLSRLREQIRVLEGQKGDLQLRLEESRCQAAEGSDKDVAQLLMRNAKLEKMNMQMATDATTQRQHFDRCLDKFASQVTKALMEQKNLKRENDELRRKNADLQRLVNHFEVRQQSQVSDDSGVSFVVGSKGNGLPTITGLDEQESYRKRTSSSSSSHKLKFCSSSDDLFNRGVSPIGIRPSPMILNRPSSGMRRVRSDNTPELLEYPGLMYRAESRESISSECSDVPMVNYWEMYQQRQKTVIPENLRRARQQGNMTGMSPSTSNTSLFTALTVPQSASLPVEKQQTRSDDDDISGSEARQAKSEGSMLDPTTRLELLEDILGGNVDDDEQAEEEEDDGNDDELVPSPELGNSPPDAMEYVRCIRRRNMEGAIGHKNIIDFSQGDGFRRFGDDEEAAIREFEFLKEVNLESDLEELSEREGEAHLDSVAIGTILNGKGFRQSGVKQKTTSKKSKIKHSSSLTTIIGNIKARVMRSPRRSESPESGGGGGGGGAGLTPSLSLRSITSPSRIIVPVVDGSVGRRLANPGGDYTPTGTPEVNRKEKSTLI; from the exons ATGGCCGCCGCACTCGATCCAAAG GCGACCGATCTTGTGCGGGAACTATCGCGAGAGCGGCAACTTCGCTTGGACGCAGAAAAAACGTGTCGCGATCTTCAAGTGGAATGCGACCG ATACAAGTTCAAGATGCAGGAATCGCAGAAGAGTTTCAATCG GATTCATGCTGCCTTGGAAACCGTTCGACAATATCGACATCAAATTGAGAACCTTCAGCAGGAAAAGGGACAGCAACAGAAACGCTACGAG AGCAACCTGTCGAGGCTACGTGAGCAGATACGTGTTCTTGAAGGTCAGAAGGGAGATTTGCAGTTGCGACTGGAAGAAAGTCGATGTCAG GCAGCTGAGGGCAGTGATAAAGATGTGGCTCAATTGCTAATGAGAAATGCAAAGCTTGAG AAAATGAATATGCAGATGGCCACGGATGCTACAACGCAAAGGCAACATTTTGACAGGTGCCTCGACAAG TTTGCTAGTCAAGTGACGAAAGCATTGATGGAGCAAAAG AATCTCAAGCGAGAAAATGATGAATTGCGAAGAAAGAACGCAGACCTTCAACGTCTGGTAAATCATTTTGAAGTGCGTCAGCAGAGTCAAGTATCGGAT GATTCCGGCGTCTCTTTTGTTGTTGGCTCGAAGGGAAATGGCTTGCCAACTATAACTGGTCTTGATGAGCAAGAAAGCTATCGCAAAAGGACAagctcttcctcttcttcacaTAAG TTGAAGTTTTGCAGTTCAAGTGACGACCTTTTTAACAGAGGAGTCTCTCCAATAGGGATCAGACCA TCACCTATGATTCTAAATCGCCCATCGTCTGGAATGAGGCGAGTGCGAAGTGACAATACGCCTGAACTGCTTGAATACCCCGGCCTGATG TACCGAGCTGAGAGTCGAGAGTCTATTTCATCTGAGTGCTCAGACGTTCCTATGGTGAACTATTGGGAGATGTACCAGCAGCGGCAAAAAACAGTTATTCCAGAAAATCTACGGCGCGCTCGT CAGCAAGGAAACATGACTGGAATGTCTCCCAGCACATCCAATACGTCTCTTTTTACTGCCTTGACAGTCCCTCAG AGTGCGTCCTTACCAGTGGAAAAACAACAGACAAgaagcgacgatgacgatatCAGTGGCAGTGAAGCAAGACAAGCAAAATCAGAAGGCTCCATGCTAGATCCAACG ACTCGGTTAGAATTGCTAGAGGACATATTAGGAGGCAacgttgatgacgacgaacaggccgaggaagaggaggatgacggcaacgacgacgagcttgTCCCTTCGCCCGAGCTTGGCAATTCTCCTCCTGATGCCATGGAATACGTGCGCTGCATTCGACGACGCAACATGGAGGGTGCTATCGGTCACAAGAACATCATCGACTTCTCGCAGGGCGAcggatttcgtcgtttcggcgacgacgaagaggcggCGATTCGAGAGTTTGAATTCTTGAAGGAGGTGAATCTGGAATCGGACTTGGAAGAATTGAGCGAAAGAGAAGGGGAGGCCCACCTTGATTCGGTTGCAATTGGGACGATATTGAATGGAAAAGGTTTTCGTCAATCGGGCgtcaagcaaaagacgacgagcaagAAATCTAAAATAAagcactcgtcgtcgctgacaACGATCATTGGGAACATCAAAGCTCGCGTGATGCGATCGCCAAGACGATCGGAATCACCGGAatctggcggcggcggcggcggcggcggagccgGCCTTACCCCGTCGCTGTCGTTACGTAGTATCACTTCACCGTCTCGAATCATCGTGCCTGTTGTTGACGGCAGCGTTGGCCGGCGACTGGCAAACCCAGGAGGTGACTATACGCCAACTGGAACACCTGAAGtgaatagaaaagaaaagagcacATTGATTTAG
- the LOC136193256 gene encoding procathepsin L-like: protein MHWALVLVLLGFSIGANVDWRKKGILPPMHNQGSIGSSELFDVLDVLESYHAIHTGQMIRLSGQELIDCCHIGGHPSGELLANPFGCVGKLGGLCSEASYPYTNRTETCKSSSCEPVFKIKGGVSIDPPGDEAALAAAVFMEPVLASIDASLKSFEMYREGIYSDKNCSSIHLDHTVLVVGYGSTADDDYWIVRNSWGSEWGQGGYMYLARNRGNMCGIASMAAYPIG, encoded by the exons TTGGCGAAAGAAGGGCATTCTTCCACCAATGCACAATCAGGGCAGCATCGGCTCGTCGGAGCTGTTCGACGTGCTCGACGTGCTCGAAAGCTATCACGCCATTCACACAGGACAGATGATCCGTCTTAGCGGCCAGGAGCTGATTGACTGCTGTCACATTGGAGGTCATCCATCTGGAGAGCTACTTGCCAACCCTTTTGGATGCGTCGG GAAACTTGGCGGACTTTGCTCTGAGGCAAGCTACCCATACACCAATAGAACCGAGACATGCAAGAGCTCCAGCTGCGAGCCCGTCTTCAAAATAAAGGGAGGAGTTAGCATAGATCCCCCAGGCGACGAGGCTGCTTTGGCTGCCGCCGTTTTTATGGAGCCTGTACTGGCATCTATTGATGCTAGCCTCAAATCATTTGAGATGTACAGGGAAGGAATCTATTCAGATAAGAACTGCTCCTCAATTCATCTTGATCACACTGTGCTGGTCGTGGGATATGGCTCAACCGCAGACGATGACTACTGGATCGTTAGAAATTCATGGG GGAGTGAGTGGGGTCAAGGCGGCTACATGTACTTGGCTCGCAACAGAGGAAATATGTGCGGGATTGCCTCAATGGCAGCGTATCCTATCGGCTGA
- the LOC136193231 gene encoding uncharacterized protein isoform X1 produces MFKTCRVDQDKGPPGLTSCSPKPKSRIPALDVQAMAAALDPKATDLVRELSRERQLRLDAEKTCRDLQVECDRYKFKMQESQKSFNRIHAALETVRQYRHQIENLQQEKGQQQKRYESNLSRLREQIRVLEGQKGDLQLRLEESRCQAAEGSDKDVAQLLMRNAKLEKMNMQMATDATTQRQHFDRCLDKFASQVTKALMEQKNLKRENDELRRKNADLQRLVNHFEVRQQSQVSDDSGVSFVVGSKGNGLPTITGLDEQESYRKRTSSSSSSHKLKFCSSSDDLFNRGVSPIGIRPSPMILNRPSSGMRRVRSDNTPELLEYPGLMYRAESRESISSECSDVPMVNYWEMYQQRQKTVIPENLRRARQQGNMTGMSPSTSNTSLFTALTVPQSASLPVEKQQTRSDDDDISGSEARQAKSEGSMLDPTTRLELLEDILGGNVDDDEQAEEEEDDGNDDELVPSPELGNSPPDAMEYVRCIRRRNMEGAIGHKNIIDFSQGDGFRRFGDDEEAAIREFEFLKEVNLESDLEELSEREGEAHLDSVAIGTILNGKGFRQSGVKQKTTSKKSKIKHSSSLTTIIGNIKARVMRSPRRSESPESGGGGGGGGAGLTPSLSLRSITSPSRIIVPVVDGSVGRRLANPGGDYTPTGTPEVNRKEKSTLI; encoded by the exons ATGTTCAAG ACGTGTCGAGTGGACCAGGACAAAGGGCCGCCGGGATTGACGTCCTGTTCGCCGAAGCCCAAGTCGCGAATTCCCGCGCTGGACGTTCAAGCGATGGCCGCCGCACTCGATCCAAAG GCGACCGATCTTGTGCGGGAACTATCGCGAGAGCGGCAACTTCGCTTGGACGCAGAAAAAACGTGTCGCGATCTTCAAGTGGAATGCGACCG ATACAAGTTCAAGATGCAGGAATCGCAGAAGAGTTTCAATCG GATTCATGCTGCCTTGGAAACCGTTCGACAATATCGACATCAAATTGAGAACCTTCAGCAGGAAAAGGGACAGCAACAGAAACGCTACGAG AGCAACCTGTCGAGGCTACGTGAGCAGATACGTGTTCTTGAAGGTCAGAAGGGAGATTTGCAGTTGCGACTGGAAGAAAGTCGATGTCAG GCAGCTGAGGGCAGTGATAAAGATGTGGCTCAATTGCTAATGAGAAATGCAAAGCTTGAG AAAATGAATATGCAGATGGCCACGGATGCTACAACGCAAAGGCAACATTTTGACAGGTGCCTCGACAAG TTTGCTAGTCAAGTGACGAAAGCATTGATGGAGCAAAAG AATCTCAAGCGAGAAAATGATGAATTGCGAAGAAAGAACGCAGACCTTCAACGTCTGGTAAATCATTTTGAAGTGCGTCAGCAGAGTCAAGTATCGGAT GATTCCGGCGTCTCTTTTGTTGTTGGCTCGAAGGGAAATGGCTTGCCAACTATAACTGGTCTTGATGAGCAAGAAAGCTATCGCAAAAGGACAagctcttcctcttcttcacaTAAG TTGAAGTTTTGCAGTTCAAGTGACGACCTTTTTAACAGAGGAGTCTCTCCAATAGGGATCAGACCA TCACCTATGATTCTAAATCGCCCATCGTCTGGAATGAGGCGAGTGCGAAGTGACAATACGCCTGAACTGCTTGAATACCCCGGCCTGATG TACCGAGCTGAGAGTCGAGAGTCTATTTCATCTGAGTGCTCAGACGTTCCTATGGTGAACTATTGGGAGATGTACCAGCAGCGGCAAAAAACAGTTATTCCAGAAAATCTACGGCGCGCTCGT CAGCAAGGAAACATGACTGGAATGTCTCCCAGCACATCCAATACGTCTCTTTTTACTGCCTTGACAGTCCCTCAG AGTGCGTCCTTACCAGTGGAAAAACAACAGACAAgaagcgacgatgacgatatCAGTGGCAGTGAAGCAAGACAAGCAAAATCAGAAGGCTCCATGCTAGATCCAACG ACTCGGTTAGAATTGCTAGAGGACATATTAGGAGGCAacgttgatgacgacgaacaggccgaggaagaggaggatgacggcaacgacgacgagcttgTCCCTTCGCCCGAGCTTGGCAATTCTCCTCCTGATGCCATGGAATACGTGCGCTGCATTCGACGACGCAACATGGAGGGTGCTATCGGTCACAAGAACATCATCGACTTCTCGCAGGGCGAcggatttcgtcgtttcggcgacgacgaagaggcggCGATTCGAGAGTTTGAATTCTTGAAGGAGGTGAATCTGGAATCGGACTTGGAAGAATTGAGCGAAAGAGAAGGGGAGGCCCACCTTGATTCGGTTGCAATTGGGACGATATTGAATGGAAAAGGTTTTCGTCAATCGGGCgtcaagcaaaagacgacgagcaagAAATCTAAAATAAagcactcgtcgtcgctgacaACGATCATTGGGAACATCAAAGCTCGCGTGATGCGATCGCCAAGACGATCGGAATCACCGGAatctggcggcggcggcggcggcggcggagccgGCCTTACCCCGTCGCTGTCGTTACGTAGTATCACTTCACCGTCTCGAATCATCGTGCCTGTTGTTGACGGCAGCGTTGGCCGGCGACTGGCAAACCCAGGAGGTGACTATACGCCAACTGGAACACCTGAAGtgaatagaaaagaaaagagcacATTGATTTAG
- the LOC136193231 gene encoding myosin-13-like isoform X2: MFKTCRVDQDKGPPGLTSCSPKPKSRIPALDVQAMAAALDPKATDLVRELSRERQLRLDAEKTCRDLQVECDRYKFKMQESQKSFNRIHAALETVRQYRHQIENLQQEKGQQQKRYESNLSRLREQIRVLEGQKGDLQLRLEESRCQAAEGSDKDVAQLLMRNAKLEKMNMQMATDATTQRQHFDRCLDKFASQVTKALMEQKNLKRENDELRRKNADLQRLVNHFEVRQQSQVSDDSGVSFVVGSKGNGLPTITGLDEQESYRKRTSSSSSSHKLKFCSSSDDLFNRGVSPIGIRPSPMILNRPSSGMRRVRSDNTPELLEYPGLMYRAESRESISSECSDVPMVNYWEMYQQRQKTVIPENLRRARQGNMTGMSPSTSNTSLFTALTVPQSASLPVEKQQTRSDDDDISGSEARQAKSEGSMLDPTTRLELLEDILGGNVDDDEQAEEEEDDGNDDELVPSPELGNSPPDAMEYVRCIRRRNMEGAIGHKNIIDFSQGDGFRRFGDDEEAAIREFEFLKEVNLESDLEELSEREGEAHLDSVAIGTILNGKGFRQSGVKQKTTSKKSKIKHSSSLTTIIGNIKARVMRSPRRSESPESGGGGGGGGAGLTPSLSLRSITSPSRIIVPVVDGSVGRRLANPGGDYTPTGTPEVNRKEKSTLI; the protein is encoded by the exons ATGTTCAAG ACGTGTCGAGTGGACCAGGACAAAGGGCCGCCGGGATTGACGTCCTGTTCGCCGAAGCCCAAGTCGCGAATTCCCGCGCTGGACGTTCAAGCGATGGCCGCCGCACTCGATCCAAAG GCGACCGATCTTGTGCGGGAACTATCGCGAGAGCGGCAACTTCGCTTGGACGCAGAAAAAACGTGTCGCGATCTTCAAGTGGAATGCGACCG ATACAAGTTCAAGATGCAGGAATCGCAGAAGAGTTTCAATCG GATTCATGCTGCCTTGGAAACCGTTCGACAATATCGACATCAAATTGAGAACCTTCAGCAGGAAAAGGGACAGCAACAGAAACGCTACGAG AGCAACCTGTCGAGGCTACGTGAGCAGATACGTGTTCTTGAAGGTCAGAAGGGAGATTTGCAGTTGCGACTGGAAGAAAGTCGATGTCAG GCAGCTGAGGGCAGTGATAAAGATGTGGCTCAATTGCTAATGAGAAATGCAAAGCTTGAG AAAATGAATATGCAGATGGCCACGGATGCTACAACGCAAAGGCAACATTTTGACAGGTGCCTCGACAAG TTTGCTAGTCAAGTGACGAAAGCATTGATGGAGCAAAAG AATCTCAAGCGAGAAAATGATGAATTGCGAAGAAAGAACGCAGACCTTCAACGTCTGGTAAATCATTTTGAAGTGCGTCAGCAGAGTCAAGTATCGGAT GATTCCGGCGTCTCTTTTGTTGTTGGCTCGAAGGGAAATGGCTTGCCAACTATAACTGGTCTTGATGAGCAAGAAAGCTATCGCAAAAGGACAagctcttcctcttcttcacaTAAG TTGAAGTTTTGCAGTTCAAGTGACGACCTTTTTAACAGAGGAGTCTCTCCAATAGGGATCAGACCA TCACCTATGATTCTAAATCGCCCATCGTCTGGAATGAGGCGAGTGCGAAGTGACAATACGCCTGAACTGCTTGAATACCCCGGCCTGATG TACCGAGCTGAGAGTCGAGAGTCTATTTCATCTGAGTGCTCAGACGTTCCTATGGTGAACTATTGGGAGATGTACCAGCAGCGGCAAAAAACAGTTATTCCAGAAAATCTACGGCGCGCTCGT CAAGGAAACATGACTGGAATGTCTCCCAGCACATCCAATACGTCTCTTTTTACTGCCTTGACAGTCCCTCAG AGTGCGTCCTTACCAGTGGAAAAACAACAGACAAgaagcgacgatgacgatatCAGTGGCAGTGAAGCAAGACAAGCAAAATCAGAAGGCTCCATGCTAGATCCAACG ACTCGGTTAGAATTGCTAGAGGACATATTAGGAGGCAacgttgatgacgacgaacaggccgaggaagaggaggatgacggcaacgacgacgagcttgTCCCTTCGCCCGAGCTTGGCAATTCTCCTCCTGATGCCATGGAATACGTGCGCTGCATTCGACGACGCAACATGGAGGGTGCTATCGGTCACAAGAACATCATCGACTTCTCGCAGGGCGAcggatttcgtcgtttcggcgacgacgaagaggcggCGATTCGAGAGTTTGAATTCTTGAAGGAGGTGAATCTGGAATCGGACTTGGAAGAATTGAGCGAAAGAGAAGGGGAGGCCCACCTTGATTCGGTTGCAATTGGGACGATATTGAATGGAAAAGGTTTTCGTCAATCGGGCgtcaagcaaaagacgacgagcaagAAATCTAAAATAAagcactcgtcgtcgctgacaACGATCATTGGGAACATCAAAGCTCGCGTGATGCGATCGCCAAGACGATCGGAATCACCGGAatctggcggcggcggcggcggcggcggagccgGCCTTACCCCGTCGCTGTCGTTACGTAGTATCACTTCACCGTCTCGAATCATCGTGCCTGTTGTTGACGGCAGCGTTGGCCGGCGACTGGCAAACCCAGGAGGTGACTATACGCCAACTGGAACACCTGAAGtgaatagaaaagaaaagagcacATTGATTTAG